The genomic DNA TCATTCCATATATTAGAACGGTTTTTCCGTCAACGGAGAACCTTTGGGACCGAATTAGACTATTGTAGTACAAGAAGAGATTGGGAGGATAACCGCATGAAGTTGCCGCTGAAGAAATGGCAGATTGCCGTCTTAGTAGTGTTGCCCGTGTTATTCTTATCCGTTTATACCCTGGCGTTTTGGCAACCGTGGAACCAATCGGAGCCACCCCCAACTGGCACCCCACCCTCTGAAGTTGTGCCTCCTGTGGAACCGGACCTCCCGGAACCAGTACCCGCTCCGGAGCCGGAGCCCGGGCCCCAGCCCCAGCCGGACCCGGCACCGAAGCCGCAACCAGAGCCCAAACCACAACCGCCCAGTGAGACAGATAAGCCGGACACTCCAATCATTTATGTTGACCAGCAGCTCCTTATTCCCACCTCCAAAAACGGGAGCCTGACACACTCCAAGGTGGTTAGGGAAGGGACACTTTCCGCGGGGCAGAAACAAATTGCCCTTACTTTTGATGCCGGGTGGCTCCATGAGCAAACAATTCCGCTATTGGATGTGCTGGATAAATACCAGGTAAAGTCCACCTTTTTTCCCAGGGCGCTCTGGGTTAAGGATTATCCCCATCTTGGCCGGGAGATCGTTAACAGAGGACATATCCTGGAAAACCACTCCCTCACCCACGGGGATATGTCGAAAATGACGGACCAGCAAATCAGGCAAGAACTCCGGGAGTCTACCCGTATCCTTAAAGAAACCACCAACAGCAAGCCCTACCTTTTCAGGCCTCCATACGGTGCCTACAACGACCGGATGCTGCAGATTCTGGCCCAGGAGGGTTACCCCTACACCGTAATGTGGACGGTGGATACCCATGACTGGGCCCGGGAAATTAGGGGGGAGCAGGTTACCGTTGATTATCTGGTTAACAGAGTACTAAACAACGCCTCAGATAAAGGCATCATCCTCATGCATATCGGCGGCTATAATACGGTGGAAGCCCTGCCCCGCATCATTAGCGGGCTCAGAGAAGATGGCTATAAACTGGTCACCGTAAATGAAATGCTACCCCCACCCGAGGAAGGCTACTTGATTCATACCGTTCGCCAGGGTGAAACACTCTACTCTATTTCTAAAAAATACGGAGTCAGCGTGGCAGAGGTTATTGATGCTAATGATCTCTGAGACAAAGCAGTAAATAAGCAAAAGCACTGACCGATGTCAGTGCTTTTTTATCAGAATGATTAATAACATTAAACCTGACCCCCAGGCATCAGCAGTTCCAGCCTTCCCGGTAGAATTGAATAATCAAGGCTGTCTACCTCCTGTGGGAAAAGTTCACCGTCACTGTGTGCCGGAGACAGACGTTTAAGGCGAACCCGAATGCGGGTGGTGTGGATTTGCTGCACCCCTTCGGCATAAATATAGGTTCCTTTGGGCGACATGGCCTTGGGTAAAAGAAGTAACGTGCCTAGGGCTGTTTTTTTGTTCACCATCACCGCAGTCAGCTTTCCGTCAAAGGGATCGGCGTGAGGAGCCATAAAGAACAGCCCCCCGGTCCGGGGCGCATTGCCCACTGAAATCAGGGTCAGCGGCCCTTCATAGTATCCGTCGTCCCATTCAACACGGGCTTCCCACTTGGGATTGGCAAATATCCCTTTAAGGGCGGCGGCCAGATAGCGGGGAATCCCCTTTAACCACTTAATTTCCTGCTGAATCGTTGACACATAAGGTTCCAGTCCCAGTGCCGAATTGTTGACAAAATACTTCTCACCCGCTTTACAGACATCAAGCATCTGCACGCTGCCGGCGGCAATCACTTTTGCTGCTTCAGGCAAATCCCTGGGCAGCCCCAGATTGCAGACTAAATCATTGGCGGTACCCAGCGGCATAATGCCCAACCGGCCCACCTTCTCCTCGCCGTTGGCCAAAGCCAGACCATTTACCACCTCACCGATGGTGCCGTCTCCACCTGCGGCAATGATGGGGGAAAAGCCCTCCAAAGCAGCCTGCCGGGCAAGCTCCACAGCCTGTCCATGATAATCTGAAACAGCCAGGGAAAAATCTACGCCTGCCGCTTTTAAGGCAGCTTCCGCTTCCGGCCAGCGCCGTTTGGCGTTCCAGCGGTTTGAATAAGGGTTAAGAACCACTTTTGCAGTCATATTCTCTCCTGTATCGCGTTCAATTTATAATACCTTGAACAATTCCATAAATATTTTCAAACTCCTCCAAAACCCTGGGGGTCAGGTTTAACATTTTTAATCATTTGCCAAACCCGACCCCCCAATCCTGAACAGCTACTTCTTAAACTGTCGTTTCAGGAAATATCCTTCGCTATCGATTTCTCTGAGCAGTCGCAAATCCTCCTCTGTTGGCTCCGCCATCTCCTTCACATCGTCGGGGATAATCAACTCAAATTCCACCAGCTCCTGAACATCCTCCGGCGTAACCCCGGGCTTTACTTCCAAAAGCTTCATCCTTCTGGTCTCTTCATCAAAACCAAAGAGTGCCTGGTTGGTGATTACCCGGTATGGGCCGGATCCCATAACTCCTGCCTTTTCCCGGTAGTCGGGAGAACCGTCGCCAAAGCCGATACTGGTGACAAAGTCCAGCTGCTTGACAAACCGTCTCTTCTCCAGCGCCATAATGGCAATGGTTCTTTCACAGTTTGCCGCCATTGCCCCGGCACCGCCGCTGCCCGGGAATCTGACCCGTGGTTTTCCGTACTCTTCACCCTGTAGCGTTGAGCAGACATTACCGTACATATCTATCTGCGCGCCACCAATAAAAGCATAATCTGCATACCCCCGCTGCGTTAATTCAAAGGCGCCGCATAACCCTTTTAAAAACGTAGCCCGCCGGGCAGCCCTGGTGTCGCCCACAGATAAAGGCATCCCCATATCCAGAATCGGCGCCAGCGAACCGGCCTCATAAATCATCAAGAGACCGGGAGCATGAGTATACTGGGCATGAACAGCAGAAACAATGGGTAGCCCCGTGCCCACAAAAACAATGGTCTCATCCTCCAAAACTCTGGAGCCGGTAAAAGCTATCATTTCAACGTGACTATATTCAGTCATTCAAATCAGCCTCCTCCTTAATAAACCGTCTTGGTCAAGTCAGAATGATGGGCTGGCCGCCATCAAGTTTATTAACCTTGCTAAGGGTTTTGTATGATACTTTTTCCAGAAAGTCATCGTAATCCTCACAGCCGAAAACATACTCATCATAGTATTTTTTCAGCATGGTCTTATCACCCGTCATCCGGAAATCTTCCCCTGCTGCCCTAAACATTTTGATGTGTTCCATGTCAAACCAATGAAAACCATAGCATGCCCCCGGATATGCACCATAAGAGCGCTCCACCAAAGAGTCCACAGCAGGGTGGGGCACTTCGGTTAAGTTCGGAAAATTCCGAATATTTTCTTCCGGGATAATCCTTTCCGCCGTCACAATGGTGTAGGTGGAGGCCATGGCAATTTCGGGGCAGGTGCACAGAGCACCAAAGATTCGGGAATTTCCGTTTTGGTCCGCCGCACTGACGTGGACAAGACCCACATCGGGATGGCAGGCCGGGAGTAAATAGGTATTCCTGCCGGTATACGGACACTCAACCATTTGTCCTTTATTAACCAGTTCCATGTCTGAGCCGCCGTGATCACGGACCGGTATAAAGGGAATACCCATAGCAGCCGCTTTAAAGCGCACCGACATTCCATAGTTGGTATAATCGTCAACTTCTATTAACCCGTTTGTTGTCAGGTAACGCAAAAGCGGTGCGATACCAATGATCTCATATCCCCACCAGGCAAACTCCGCCCGTTTAATTGATACCCGGTCAGGATCTAAGATCATGGCACCAGCCAAAAGCTCAACACAAATTGAATTGGACTGAAAAGACAGAGTCAGATTACGGGCACCGTGCCGGACAACTTCCCTTACAGCGGCAAAAGGCACCCTGGTATTAACAAAGCCGCCGATTCCCAGGTTAATACCGTCCTTAACATGTTTTTGCACCGCTTCTTTTAAAGAGGTCCTTTTATCTTTCAGTGCTTTGGACTTCTTAACCATGATCTTTCTGGCCTCATCAGGTGTAGGCCCCCAATACTCCGGCACTTTTTCCTGATACCTGATCTTAGAAATTTTCCTGATATCCGAACCGACCTTTTTCATTTCACACTCTCCTCCTTGCTTGGTTAATTTTCTGCCCATAAACAGTGGATAGCTCTCTTTTTACGAATACATCCCTCCTCTTGTTTTAATGTATATTCGTTGTTTACAAACCATGATAATGAATTCTTTGTTTTTTTGTAAAGAAAACATAAAGCACCGACCTTGAAAAAAGTCAGTGCTTCGCATGTTACTATTGTTAATGTTGCAATAATCTAGCGCAGAAGTGTTTCGTTAAACACAGAAAATACAGCATCAGTATTTATGTTGCATAGTGCCAATCCTTTGTAGGTCAGGGCCTTCTCCATAGAATACGAATCTTTTACCGTATATCTTCTTTGTCAAGAACAATATACCTGCAAACAATATCGGTTTCACGTCATTGTCGGTAGCCTTTGCAAATAAAGATAAAACAGGTCCATCAAGTTAAGGAAACGGAT from Dethiobacter alkaliphilus AHT 1 includes the following:
- a CDS encoding polysaccharide deacetylase family protein; this encodes MKLPLKKWQIAVLVVLPVLFLSVYTLAFWQPWNQSEPPPTGTPPSEVVPPVEPDLPEPVPAPEPEPGPQPQPDPAPKPQPEPKPQPPSETDKPDTPIIYVDQQLLIPTSKNGSLTHSKVVREGTLSAGQKQIALTFDAGWLHEQTIPLLDVLDKYQVKSTFFPRALWVKDYPHLGREIVNRGHILENHSLTHGDMSKMTDQQIRQELRESTRILKETTNSKPYLFRPPYGAYNDRMLQILAQEGYPYTVMWTVDTHDWAREIRGEQVTVDYLVNRVLNNASDKGIILMHIGGYNTVEALPRIISGLREDGYKLVTVNEMLPPPEEGYLIHTVRQGETLYSISKKYGVSVAEVIDANDL
- a CDS encoding diacylglycerol/lipid kinase family protein produces the protein MTAKVVLNPYSNRWNAKRRWPEAEAALKAAGVDFSLAVSDYHGQAVELARQAALEGFSPIIAAGGDGTIGEVVNGLALANGEEKVGRLGIMPLGTANDLVCNLGLPRDLPEAAKVIAAGSVQMLDVCKAGEKYFVNNSALGLEPYVSTIQQEIKWLKGIPRYLAAALKGIFANPKWEARVEWDDGYYEGPLTLISVGNAPRTGGLFFMAPHADPFDGKLTAVMVNKKTALGTLLLLPKAMSPKGTYIYAEGVQQIHTTRIRVRLKRLSPAHSDGELFPQEVDSLDYSILPGRLELLMPGGQV
- a CDS encoding CoA-transferase subunit beta; amino-acid sequence: MTEYSHVEMIAFTGSRVLEDETIVFVGTGLPIVSAVHAQYTHAPGLLMIYEAGSLAPILDMGMPLSVGDTRAARRATFLKGLCGAFELTQRGYADYAFIGGAQIDMYGNVCSTLQGEEYGKPRVRFPGSGGAGAMAANCERTIAIMALEKRRFVKQLDFVTSIGFGDGSPDYREKAGVMGSGPYRVITNQALFGFDEETRRMKLLEVKPGVTPEDVQELVEFELIIPDDVKEMAEPTEEDLRLLREIDSEGYFLKRQFKK
- a CDS encoding CoA transferase subunit A — protein: MKKVGSDIRKISKIRYQEKVPEYWGPTPDEARKIMVKKSKALKDKRTSLKEAVQKHVKDGINLGIGGFVNTRVPFAAVREVVRHGARNLTLSFQSNSICVELLAGAMILDPDRVSIKRAEFAWWGYEIIGIAPLLRYLTTNGLIEVDDYTNYGMSVRFKAAAMGIPFIPVRDHGGSDMELVNKGQMVECPYTGRNTYLLPACHPDVGLVHVSAADQNGNSRIFGALCTCPEIAMASTYTIVTAERIIPEENIRNFPNLTEVPHPAVDSLVERSYGAYPGACYGFHWFDMEHIKMFRAAGEDFRMTGDKTMLKKYYDEYVFGCEDYDDFLEKVSYKTLSKVNKLDGGQPIILT